Part of the Salinigranum rubrum genome is shown below.
CGTCGCTTCGGTCCTCCTGGCTGCGCGCGAGCACACGGACGCGCGGGCCGCGGCCAACATCCGCTACGACCCCGACCTCGTCGACGCACTCGCCGACGCCGGCTACACCTGCTTGGCGTTCGAGCCCGACGGCGACAGCGAGGTCGAGGGCGTCCGGTCGGTGCTCGCCGACGCACCGGAACTCACCGACGTGTTCGTCCTCTACCAGACCGGCGGGTACGGCATCGAACCCATCACGTACCTCCTCGGCCCGGACGCGCCGACGGTCGCCGACTGCGTCCGCGACCTGCTGTGACCTCTCGTTCCCACAACCGCCCCGACGGCGGCGTCGCCACCACGCAGGACTTCTACTCGCGGTGGGCCCGCCTGTACGACACCATCGCCCGCCGCTCGCCGGGCGTCCAGAGCCTCCGCGAGCGCGCCGCCGACCGGCTCGCCCCCCCCGCGGGTGGCGTCGTCGTCGACATGGGCTGTGGGACGGGCGCGAACCTCCCGTTTCTCTCCGGCCAGGTCGGCCCCGAGGGACGGGTCCTCGGCGTCGACTTCACCCCCGGGGTGCTCGCCGTCGCCCGCGACCGGCTCTCCACGCTCCCCGACACGGGACCGGGCGCACCCGTCGGCGTCGTCCGCGGCGACGCCACCCGCCCGCCCGTCCGCGACGCCGACGCCGTCTTCGCCTCGTTCGTCTCGGGCATGCTCGCGGACCCGGCTGACGCCGTCGACCACTGGGCCGACGTCGTCGGTCCCGGCGGCCGGCTCGGGCTGCTCGACCTCGCGCGGAGCACGCACCCGCTCGGCCGCCCGCTCAACGGTCTGTTCAGGGCCGTCGTCCGCGGAACTTCGCCGCCGGGGACCCGTTCTCGGGTGAGTACGTCGCCGGCGGCGCTCCTCGACCGGCGGGTCGTCGCCGCCCACCGCGCCCTGTTCGACCGCTGTGTCGACGTCGAACACGAGACGCATGCGCTCGGCTACGCCCGACTGACCGCCGGGACCGTCGCCGACTCCTGAGTTCGAGACGGCAGTCCTGTTTCGCCGGGGGTTGTAGTTTTTTCACCCGTTCCTGCGTGTATCTGTGTGACATGGGCTACGTTGTCAAGATGCCGAAACTGGGAATGGACATGGACCAGGGAACCATCGTCGAGTGGCTCGTCGACGAGGGCGACGAGGTGGAGTCGGGGCAGGTCGTCGCCGAAATCGAGTCCGAGAAGACGACCGGGGAGATCAAGGTCCGCGAGGACGGCGTCGTCCACCGACTGCTTCTCGGCGTCGGCGACAGCGTCGAACCGGGTGGGGACGTCGCCGTCGTCGGCGGAGCCGACGAGGACGTCTCGGGACTGGTCGAAGGCGAGGCCGGGGGCGAGGCGGCCGCAAGCGAGTCGGGTGAAACGGCCGACGCGGCCGCGACCGGTGGCTCGGGCGACGCGTCGCCACAGGCCGCGAGTCTCGACGGACCCTCCGCGGTCTCGGAAGGAGGGTCGGCGTCGGCGTCGGCGGAGTCGGTGAAGGCGACGCCGCGGGCGAAGAAACGCGCCGAAGAACTGGGCGTCGACCTCACGACCGTCGAGGGGACCGGCCCGCAGGGGGCCGTCTCCGAGGAGGACGTCGAGGCCGCGGCAGAGGGAGGAGAAGAAGCGGCGGCCGAGTCGGTGAAGGCGACGCCGCGAGCGAAGAAACGCGCCGAGGAGTTAGGTGTGGACCTCACGACCGTCGAGGGGACTGGCCCGCAGGGTGCGGTGTCGGAGGAGGACGTCGAAGCGGCGGCGGAGTCGGCCCCGACGGAGGAGACGGAACAGGTGGCCGAGGCGTCGGCCGCCGAGGGTCGCGTCTTCGCCCCGCCGCGCGTCCGCAGACTCGCCCGGGAACTGGGCGTGGACCTCGCGGCCGTCGAGGGCTCCGGCCCCAGCGGCGCCATCACCGAGGGGGACGTCCGCGCGGCCGCAAACGGCGAGTCGACGGTCGAACCGACAGCCGAGGGTGAGGAGGCGGCCGAAGCCGACGTCGGCACCCGGGACGAGGAGCGGCCGCTGAGCGGGATGCGCCGGACCATCGCCAACCGACTGGGCCAGAGCGACCGCGAGGCCGTCCACGTCACGGAACACCGCGGGGCCGACGCCGAGGAGTTGCTCGCGGCCGCCGACGCCGCGGACGACGCGCTCGGCGTGAAGGTGACGGTCAACGACGTGCTGCTCTTGGCGCTGTCGGCCACGCTCGACGAACACCCCGCGTTCAACGCCACGTTCGAGGAGGAGGTTCACCGCCTCCACCGGACGCAGGACATCTGCATCGCCATCGACATCGAGGAGGGACTCATCGCGCCGGTGGTGCGAAACGTGGGCGAACTCTCGCTGTCGGAACTCGCCGAGAAGCGCCGAGCCGTGACGGAGAAGTCGCTCTCGGGCGAGTACACGATGGAGGACCTCTCGGGCGGGACGTTCACCGTCTCGAACCTCGGGGTGCTGGGCGTCGAGTCGTTCGACCCCGTCATCAACCCCCCGCAGGTCGCCATCCTCGGGGTGAACACCATCAAGGACGAAGTCGTTCCCGTCGGGGAGGACGAGGTCGGCGTCAGAAAGCGCATCTCGTTCGACCTCTCGTTCGACCACCGTATCGTCGACGGGGCCGACGCGGCGCGGTTCCTCGGTTCGCTGGTCGAACACGTCGAGAACCCCTGGCCGCTCGTCATCGCCGCCGGGGGACGGTGACCGGTCGCCCTACTCGGGGTACGTCCGATCCGGTTCCTGCATCGCCTCCAGGTTCGTCGCCGTCTCGAAGACGACGCCGTTCAACTGCTCTTGGGTGTCGAAGTACCAGTACGGCACCTCGCCGAACACCCCGCTCTGGAGCACGGGCATTCCCGCCTCCTCGAACTCCCTGACGACGGCCTCGGTGTCGTCGAAGGCGAAGCAGGCGACGTGGTGCAGTCCCTCCCCGTGTTCGTCGAGGTGCTCGGTGTAGATGCTCGGTCCCTCCAGCGGTTCGATGAGTTCGATCATCGTCTCCCCGACGAACGTCAGCGCGAGGATCATCGAGTAGTCGTGCGGTTCGCCTCGATACGTGGTGTCGGTCAGCGTCGGCGGCTCGAACCGGTAAATCTCCCACGGGCCGAGACCGAGGACGCCGCCGAAGCGGTCCATCCCGTCCTCGATGTCTCGGACGACGAACGCGATCTGGCTGATCTCCGGAATATCGATGCCGAGGTCTGGAACTGTCGGGTCCATGCCTCCGATTCGTCGCCGTCGAAAATATACTTCTACGTAAACATGATGATAGTTTCGGATAGAATCGAAGTCGGAACCATCGAGCCGACGTGTCCTGGCACGGCCCGATGCGAGACTCGTCCCGGGACCGAACGCAGTACTGACGGTACAGCGGACCGCCTCGGTTGACCCACTCGGAGAGGCCGACGCCGGCGAGTCCTCCGACGACAGCGGCCCGGAAGGGTCAGCCCCTTCGGAAGAAGCCGTTGCGTGCGGCGTGGTCGTACACCGCGTCGACGTCGACCACCCGGGGGCCGTCCGCGACGGGGCGGACGTCGACGACGGCCTCCCTGAGTTCCAACTCGCGCTCGCCGTCGACGGAGACGACGCCGCGGGGGAGTTCGAACGTCATGACTTGGTCGTCGTCCAGCCGCTCCCACTCGCGGATGCCGAGGCGTTCGACCACGCCGGGGACGGTGATGGCCCGCACCCGGTCGGCACACTCGTCGGCCGGGCCGAGTCGGTAGCCGACGCCGCCGGGGTTTTGCGGCGGGTGGACGGTGAGTCCCCGGCGATTCCCGAGAGGCCGATCTCGGTGGGGAACGCCCGCGAGACCACGCCGCCGATGATCTTCTCGGCGTCGAGGATGGCGCGGGTGCCGATGAACTTGTGGTCGAGGACGCCGAGGGTCGCCAGCCCTTTGATGCGGCGCTCGCCGTTCGGCGTCTCCGCGACGGCATCGACCATCCCGTGCCGGTAGGTCGTCTCCGCTCGGGGGACGCCCCCGGTCGCGATCAGGCCGGCGGCACCGCCCGCGACGGTGCCGTCGATGGCGTTCGGGAAGACGTTGTTCGTCCCGGTCGAGACGCTCACCAGCGGCACGTCACCCGAGGTGTGCGCGACGTCCCTGTTGGTCCCGTCGCCCCCGAGGACGACGATGACGTCCGCCTCGTCGGCGAATATCTCCGCTGCGCGCCTGGTGTCCTGACCGTCGCCGCCGACGGTCATCTCCAAGAGCCCCACGTCGAGGTCGTCGGGCGCGCGTTCGACGAGTCGCTGACCTAAGCTTCCGCGGTCGGGCATCACGAGCACCTCGACGTCGTCGACGAGCGTCAGCCCCGAGAGGACGCACTCGGCGGTCCGGCGTTTCTCGTAGTCGTCGCTGACGCTCGCGCCGCCGGTGAGGCGGCGGATGTCCCGTCCCGCGGCAGGGTTGACGACCAGACCGACGGTCGCGCCCACTCAGACCACGCGGTCGATGGCCGCGCGGACGTCCTCGGCGTGCGGGAGGATCTCCTCTTCGAGCACCGGGCTGAACGGGATGTGGGTGTCAGCGACGCCGACGCGCTGGATGGGCGCGTCGAGGCTGAAGAAGCCCTCCTCTTGGACTCTGGCCACGACCTCAGCGTGGGTCCCGTACGAGAGGGGGCTCTCGTCGGCGACGACGAGGCGTCCCGTCTTCTCGACGCTCTTCAGCAGCGTGTCGGTGTCCATCGGGTACAGCGACTGGAGGTCGATGACCTCGACGCTCGTCTCCCCTTCCAACTCGTCGGCGAGTCCGAGCGACTCGCCGACCATCCGCTGTGTGGCGACGACGGTGACGTCGTCGCCCTCGCGCTCGACGCTCGCCGTGCCGAGCGGGATGGTGTAGTCCTCGCTCACGGGCACCTCGCCCTCCTGCTCGTAGATCTGCTTGTTCTCGAAGACGATGACCGGGTCGTTCGAGCGGATGGCGGCCTTGGTCAGGCCCTTCGCTGCGTGCGCCGTGCCGGGGGCGACGGCCATGATGCCCGGGAGGTGCGCGAACCAGGTGTGGATGGTGCCCGAGTGCTGGCTGGCGGCGCCCATCCCGCCACCCTCGGTCGTTCGGATGGTGACGGGCATCTCGGTCTTCCCGCCGAACATGTAGCGGTTCTTCGCCATCTGGTTGAGGATCTGCTCGGAGCAGACGCCGATGAAGTCCGAGAACATGATCTCCACCACGGGGCGGGTGCCGGTCGCGGCCGCGCCGACGGACGCGCCCGTGAACCCGGCCTCGCTGATGGGGGTGTCCCGGACCCGCTCCTCGCCGAACTGCTCGACGAGGTCGCCCGTTACCCCGAGGACGCCGCCGAAACGGCCGACGTCCTCGCCCATGACGAACACGTCCTCGTCGCGTTCTAACTCCTCGCGAAGCGCCTGCCGGATGGCCTCGCGGACGGTCATCGTCTCCGTGTCGGAGAACCCACCTCCGCTCGCGGTGTCAGTGCTCATTATCTCTCACCTCCGTCGGCGCGCATCCGCGCCGCGAAGTCGTTGATCTCGGGTACTGTCGCGTTGAACATGTCCTCGTACGCCTCCGACGGGTCGGGGTAGTCCGCCTCCTTCGCGCGTTCGGCGGCGTCGTCGATCTCCGCTTCGATCTCGTCGCGCATCTCCTCGAACTCCTCCTGGGTGATGGCACCCGCCTCGACCAGTCGGTTCTTGAACGTCTCGATGGCGTCGCGGTCCTTCCAGAGTTCGATGTCCTCCTCCGTGCGGTAGGGCTGGTGGTCGCCCTCGAAGTGACCCTCGTACCGATACGTATCGGCCTCGATGAACGTCGGTCCTTCACCCGAAGACGCGCGTTCGCGCGCCTCCTTGACGGCCTCGTAGACGGCGGTGACGTCCATTCCATCGACAGTAAAACCGGGGATGTCGTACGCCTCGGCCGTCGCGGAGAGGTGTTCGACGTTGTGCTGTTGCTCCATCGGCGTCGCCTCGCCGAAGTGGTTGTTCTCGACGACGAAGATGGCCGGGAGGTCCCAGGTCGCGGCGAGGTTGATGCCCTCGTGGACCTGTCCCTGCGCGACGGCGCCGTCGCCGAAGAACGCCAGTGCGACCTTGTCCTCGCCTTTGTAGTCGGCGGTCAGCGCCGCGCCCGTCGCCAGCGGCGGCCCGGCGCCGACGATGCCGTTCGCCCCCAGCATCCCCGCGTCAACGTCGGCGATGTGCATCGAGCCACCCTTGCCGTTGCAGTAGCCGTCCCGCTTCCCGTAGAGTTCGGCCATCATCTGATAGGTGTCGAGCCCCTTCGAGATGCAGTGGCCGTGGCCCCGGTGGGTGCTGGTGATGTAGTCCTGTTCTTCCAGCGCCGAGATGGCCCCGACTCCCACGGCCTCCTCGCCGATGTAGAGGTGGACGAAGCCGGGCAACTCCCCGTCGGCGAACAACTCGCCAGCCTTCGTATCGAACGCCCTGATGGTCAACATTCGACGGAGGATTTCTCGCTGTCCGTCCTCCGTCTCGATGTCTATTGATACCATGCATCGGAATACAGCGCTGGTATCCTCATAATTGTTCGTATACTTAATATATCCCTGAGGTATATGACTGAATATTAACCGACGGCGTGTGTGATACTACCGCGTAGTATCTTCGAGTAGTGGGTGCGGTGAGAGAGGGGTGTCCGTTCGCTCTCACCGACCGGCGCAGTACCGAGCAACGCTTTTCGGCGACGAGCCCCTTCTCTCACTCATGCAGGCACGCCCTGCGGTGATTCGATGAACATGCTCGTCGACGGCGAGTGGCGGACGAACGCCTACGAGTCGACGAACGACGACGGCGAGTTCGACCGTCAGGAGACCTCGTTCCGTCGATGGGTCGGCGGCGAGGACGTCCGCGACGGTGCCGCTCCCGACCCGGACGCCGAGTTCCCCGCCGAGGCCGGCCGGTACCACCTGTACATCTGCCGGGCCTGCCCGTGGGCACACCGCGCGGCGATGACGCGGGCGCTGAAGGGACTCGAAGACGTCGTCTCGCTCTCGCTCGTGGAACCGGTTCGCATCGACGACGGCTGGGAGTTCTCCGAGGAGTACCCCGACCCGCTGTACGACGAGCCCTATCTGCGGGACATCTACACCCGCGCCGACGCCGACTTCACGGGACGGGTGACGGTCCCCGTGTTGTGGGACAAAGAGGCGGAGACCATCGTGAACAACGAGTCCCGCGAGATCATGCGGATGCTGAACGTCGCCTTCGACTCGCTGGCAGAGCGCGACGTCGACCTCTGGCCCGAGGGCCGGAGGGACGAGGTGGAAGAACTCCTCGACGACATCTACGAGCCCATCAACAACGGCGTCTACCGCGCGGGCTTCGCGGGGAGTCAGGAGGCGTACGACGAGGCCGTGAGCGACCTGTTCGACGCCCTCGACCGCTACGAGGAGCGCCTCGAAGAGAACCGGTATCTCGCCGGCGACGTCCTCACCGAGGCCGACATCGCCATGTTCGTCACCCTGGTCCGGTTCGACCACGTCTACCACACCCACTTCAAGTGCAACCGGCGGGCGATTCACGAGTATCCGAACCTCTGGAACTACACGAAGGAACTGTACCAGCTTCCGGGGGTAGCACAGACGGTGAACCTCCAGCACATCGTCGACCACTACTATCAGAGCCACGGCGACATCAACCCCGCTCGGCTCGTCCCGACCGGACCCGACATCGACTTCGCCGAACCGCACAACCGCGACCGGCTGGCGGGCGGTCCGCCGGACTCCCTCCTCGACACCGCGGCGACGGCGGACGACTGAGAGGACGAGGCTACTTGCCGGCACCCGCCTGGAGCGCGTCGTCCGACGCACTTCCGCCCATCGCCCCGAACCCGGTCGCAATCGCGGCGACCGCAAACACGGCGAACAGGACGGTCTCGAACGTGGCCGACAGAACGATAGAGAGGAGGGACGCGGACCCGGCCGCGACTCCGGGGTACACGACGGCGTCCCGGCCGACGACGACCGCCACTCGGCGCGCGTTCGGCTCGACCATGTGTGGCAACCCGGCCGCCGAGCCGAAAAACGTGTGGCGTCGACGCACGGTCCGGTCGCCCGCTCGGTGGCGACGACCCGGACGCTTAACTCCCCCATCCACCTCCCCTCGGTATGCCCACCCCGACCGCGAGAGTCCGCGACTGCTCACACTCTTCCATCCGGGTGATGTTCGACCTCGCCCAGTCCTCCGAGCAGGACCTCGTCCGCCTCGAAGTCGGCGAACCGGACTTCGACACGCCCGAACACGTCATCGACGCCGCGACGCGCGCCGCACGCGAGGGCCGGACCCACTACACCTCGAACGCGGGCCTCCCGGCGCTCCGGCGGGCCATCGCGTCGACGCTCGACCGCGACTTCGCCGTCGAGACGGCCCCCGAGGACGTCCTCGTCACCACCGGCGGGATGGAGGCGCTCCACCTCGCCGTCCTCTCGACCGTGGGACCCGGCGAGGAACTCGTCGTCCCCTCGCCGGGGTGGCCGAACTACTGGATGCAGGCCCGCCTCGCCGACGGCGTTCCCCGGGAAGTTCCGATGCCGGTCGAGACCGGATTCGACCTCGACGCGTCCCGGGTGATCGAAGCCATGGGGCCCGAGACGGCAGCCGTGATGCTCTGCCGTCCCTCGAACCCGACCGGCCGGGTCGCCTCTCCCGATGCGGTCCGGGCCGTCGTCGAGGCCGCCGCCGACCACGACGCCTACGTCGTCGCCGACGAGGTGTACCTCTCGCTCACCTACGACGGTGATTCGCGGGGCATCGCCGCCCTGGTCGACGACGCGAGCCACGTTCTTACGATTGGCTCCTGCTCGAAGAGCCACGCGATGACCGGGTGGCGCGTCGGTTGGCTGGCGGGGACGAGTTCGGTCGTCGACGAGGCGACCAAGGTGAGAGAATCGACGACCGCCTGCACCTCAAGCGTCGCCCAGCACGCCGCCCTCGCCGCCCTCACCGGCCCACAGGAGCCGTTTCAGGAGATGTACGACGCCTTCGCCGAGCGTCGGAACGCCGTGATATCCCGGGTCGAGGAGATAGACGGCCTCGACTGTCCCCACCCCGAAGGAGCCTTCTACGCCTTCCTCGACGTCGACCTCCCCGGAACGAGCCTCGAAGTCGCGAAGCACCTCCTCACCGAACACGGCGTCGTTCTCGCGCCCGGCGGCGGGTTCGGCGACGCCGGCGAGGGCCGCCTCCGACTGAGCTTCGCCAACAGCCTCGACCGACTCCACGAGGGGTTCGACCGCATCGAACGGGCGCTCGACGACGCCTGAATCCGGCTCGACGCCGACTTCAGCGCATCAGTTCGCCGCCGTTGACGTTCAGCGTCTCTCCCGTCACGAACGTCGCGTCGCGCAGGTACGCGACCGCGTCGGCGATCTCCGCGGGACGCCCGAATCGCCCGAGCGGAATCTCCGCGCGCTCCTCGCGCTTTTCGGCGGCGCTGCGGTCCGCGGTCATGTCCGTCTCGACGTGACCGGGTGCGACGGCGTTCACGCGGACGTTCGGCGCGAAGTCCCCCGCGTGGCTCTTCGTCAGCGACACCAGCGCACCCTTCGACGAGGCGTAGTGACACTCGACCGGCGCGCCGGTGTACGCCAGGATGGAGGAGACGTTCGTGACGGAGGGGTCGTCGTCCGAGTCTTCGAGACGTGACAGCGCCGCCTTCGTCACGTTGAACGCGCCGTTGACGTTCACGTCCATCACGTGGTCGAAGTCCGCCGGCGACAGGTCCTCGGTGTAGACGTGCTGGTCGATGCCGGCGTTGTTGACGACGTGGTCGAGACCGCCGAACGCCTCCTCCGTGGCCGTGACGAGTCGTGCCGCCGCGTCGGGGTCGCTCACGTCGGCGCCGACGACGGTCGCTTCCCGCCCCGCGTCCCTGATGCTCTCGGCGACGTCGGCCGCGGCGTCAGCGTTCGTGTGGAAGTTCACGGCGACGTCGTAGCCGTCGCGGGCGAAGCGAAGGGCGATAGCGCGGCCGATACCCCGGGAGGAACCGGTGACGAGTGCGGCTGGCATCGTCCCCCTCGACGGGAGCGTCCCACTTGGGCGTTCGTGCCAACACTGGCGCGCAGGCGTTCGTGTCACACACCGGCGCACAGTCGTTCGCGCCCCGACTGCGGTCGACCGTCGCTGACGCGCCCGCGAGGCCGACGCGTTCATCCCCGTCGACCCCTTTCCACCCGTATGGCCGGGCCGTCGCTCGCCGCGCTCGAACCCCGACCGCGCCTCGTCGACTGGTCCATCCTCGCGTGCGTCCTCGTCGAGACGCTGACGGGAGTGGTCTCGCTCGGTGCCGGCGCGACCGCGCAGTGGCCGCTCTTCTGGGTTCACCGCGTCGTCGGCCTCACGCTCCTCGTCCTGCTGTTCTTCAAGCTTCGAAGGGTACGGCCGCGGCTCCGACGCGACCGGTGGGACCGCGCGACTCCGCTCTCGATTCTCACCGCCGTCGTCGCGCTCGCGGCGCTCTCGACGGGGGCGGCGTGGGTGTTCGGCGTCGACGTCGACCTCGCGTTCTGGACGCTCCTCAACGTCCACATCGGCCTCGGTCTCCTCCTGGTTCCGCTCGTCGTGCTCCACCTTCGCGCCCGCTACCGTCCCGTCCGTCGCGTCGACTTCGAGGGCCGACGCACCGCGTTGCAGTACGGCGCACTCCTCCTCGGTGGGGCGCTCGTGGTCCGCGGCCAGGAACTGACGAACCGCGTCGTCGGGGGTGGGGAAACACGGCGGTTCACGGGCTCGAAACCGGTCGAAGGCGAGGGATTCCCGGTCACCTCGTGGGTCGCGGACGACCCCGCCCCCGTCGACATCGACGAGTGGCGACTCCGAGTCGACGGCCTCGTCGAGACGCCGCTTGACCTGTCGGACGAGACGCTCGACACGGCGGACGAACGGCGAGCGCTCCTCGACTGCACGAGCGGGTGGTACACCGTCGAGGACTGGCGCGGCGCCGCCCTCGGTACGCTGCTCGACGAGGCCGGCGTCGACGCGAGTGCTCGGTGGGTGACCGTCCACTCGGTGACGGGCTACCGCTGGAGTTTCCCCCTCGACGAGGCCCGCGGCTTCCTCCTCGCGACGCACGTGGGCGGGGACCGACTCTCACACGGTCACGGCTTCCCGCTCAGACTCGTCGCACCGGACCGACGGGGCTTCCAGTGGGTGAAGTGGGTCACACGAATCGAGGTGCGGAGACGGCGCGACGCCTCTCAGTACCTCGCGACGCTGGTCAGCGGCGTCACCTGACGCGCTTCCGAACGCTCGACGCTCCCCTGCCTCGCTCGGCTTCTCACCCCCGCTCGGGTCCCGCTACTTCCGCTCGCCGTTCGTCCGCGGATCGGACTCGGCATCCGATTCGAGCCTCCCGCCACGAATCGCGGACTCGGCCTCCGCGAGTGCCCCCGCGGTGTCGAACGTCTCGACGACGGCTTCCAGTTCCTCCCGCGGCCGCCCCGCGAGGTCCCGCGCGTGCGTCGTGATGTTCGGCAGGGCGCGGACGATGTTGTCGACGATGGGAACGGTGGCCGTCTGCGCCGACCGTGAGAGGGGGTTGAGGTCGACGACGATTTCGGTCTTGCCGACCGCGGCGAGTGCCTCGGCGCGGTCACCGTCTTCGAGCGGGACGAGGACGACGTCGGCGTCGCCGATGCCGTCGGCGTCGACGACCGCGCGCTTGTGGTCCAGTCCGGGAATCCGGGCGTCGCCGTTCAGGCCTTTCACCTCTCCCGCGCCGTGTTCCCGCAGATGGTCGACGATGGCTTGCATTCGCTCGTCGGTGCGGTTGAACAGGTTCACCTCGACGTCGGCGTCGACGACCGCCGCGAGTTCGACCACGTCCTCGGGAACGAGCGCGGCGACGTTCCCGTTCACCGAAATGACCGGATGGCGCGCGAGGAGGAGGTGCGCGGCGGCCGCCCGCGCGGCGTCGTCGGCGGTCGGGAGCGTCCGCTCG
Proteins encoded:
- a CDS encoding pyridoxal phosphate-dependent aminotransferase, with protein sequence MPTPTARVRDCSHSSIRVMFDLAQSSEQDLVRLEVGEPDFDTPEHVIDAATRAAREGRTHYTSNAGLPALRRAIASTLDRDFAVETAPEDVLVTTGGMEALHLAVLSTVGPGEELVVPSPGWPNYWMQARLADGVPREVPMPVETGFDLDASRVIEAMGPETAAVMLCRPSNPTGRVASPDAVRAVVEAAADHDAYVVADEVYLSLTYDGDSRGIAALVDDASHVLTIGSCSKSHAMTGWRVGWLAGTSSVVDEATKVRESTTACTSSVAQHAALAALTGPQEPFQEMYDAFAERRNAVISRVEEIDGLDCPHPEGAFYAFLDVDLPGTSLEVAKHLLTEHGVVLAPGGGFGDAGEGRLRLSFANSLDRLHEGFDRIERALDDA
- a CDS encoding 2-oxo acid dehydrogenase subunit E2, giving the protein MPKLGMDMDQGTIVEWLVDEGDEVESGQVVAEIESEKTTGEIKVREDGVVHRLLLGVGDSVEPGGDVAVVGGADEDVSGLVEGEAGGEAAASESGETADAAATGGSGDASPQAASLDGPSAVSEGGSASASAESVKATPRAKKRAEELGVDLTTVEGTGPQGAVSEEDVEAAAEGGEEAAAESVKATPRAKKRAEELGVDLTTVEGTGPQGAVSEEDVEAAAESAPTEETEQVAEASAAEGRVFAPPRVRRLARELGVDLAAVEGSGPSGAITEGDVRAAANGESTVEPTAEGEEAAEADVGTRDEERPLSGMRRTIANRLGQSDREAVHVTEHRGADAEELLAAADAADDALGVKVTVNDVLLLALSATLDEHPAFNATFEEEVHRLHRTQDICIAIDIEEGLIAPVVRNVGELSLSELAEKRRAVTEKSLSGEYTMEDLSGGTFTVSNLGVLGVESFDPVINPPQVAILGVNTIKDEVVPVGEDEVGVRKRISFDLSFDHRIVDGADAARFLGSLVEHVENPWPLVIAAGGR
- a CDS encoding VOC family protein yields the protein MDPTVPDLGIDIPEISQIAFVVRDIEDGMDRFGGVLGLGPWEIYRFEPPTLTDTTYRGEPHDYSMILALTFVGETMIELIEPLEGPSIYTEHLDEHGEGLHHVACFAFDDTEAVVREFEEAGMPVLQSGVFGEVPYWYFDTQEQLNGVVFETATNLEAMQEPDRTYPE
- a CDS encoding glutathione S-transferase family protein; this encodes MNMLVDGEWRTNAYESTNDDGEFDRQETSFRRWVGGEDVRDGAAPDPDAEFPAEAGRYHLYICRACPWAHRAAMTRALKGLEDVVSLSLVEPVRIDDGWEFSEEYPDPLYDEPYLRDIYTRADADFTGRVTVPVLWDKEAETIVNNESREIMRMLNVAFDSLAERDVDLWPEGRRDEVEELLDDIYEPINNGVYRAGFAGSQEAYDEAVSDLFDALDRYEERLEENRYLAGDVLTEADIAMFVTLVRFDHVYHTHFKCNRRAIHEYPNLWNYTKELYQLPGVAQTVNLQHIVDHYYQSHGDINPARLVPTGPDIDFAEPHNRDRLAGGPPDSLLDTAATADD
- a CDS encoding class I SAM-dependent methyltransferase encodes the protein MTSRSHNRPDGGVATTQDFYSRWARLYDTIARRSPGVQSLRERAADRLAPPAGGVVVDMGCGTGANLPFLSGQVGPEGRVLGVDFTPGVLAVARDRLSTLPDTGPGAPVGVVRGDATRPPVRDADAVFASFVSGMLADPADAVDHWADVVGPGGRLGLLDLARSTHPLGRPLNGLFRAVVRGTSPPGTRSRVSTSPAALLDRRVVAAHRALFDRCVDVEHETHALGYARLTAGTVADS
- a CDS encoding 4-phosphopantoate--beta-alanine ligase, which codes for MSDAELSELPESHPRYLSLRTRHRIEEGVEKGITSKQGLIAEGRGEAFDYLLGERTLPTADDAARAAAAHLLLARHPVISVNGNVAALVPEDVVELAAVVDADVEVNLFNRTDERMQAIVDHLREHGAGEVKGLNGDARIPGLDHKRAVVDADGIGDADVVLVPLEDGDRAEALAAVGKTEIVVDLNPLSRSAQTATVPIVDNIVRALPNITTHARDLAGRPREELEAVVETFDTAGALAEAESAIRGGRLESDAESDPRTNGERK
- a CDS encoding thiamine pyrophosphate-dependent dehydrogenase E1 component subunit alpha — translated: MVSIDIETEDGQREILRRMLTIRAFDTKAGELFADGELPGFVHLYIGEEAVGVGAISALEEQDYITSTHRGHGHCISKGLDTYQMMAELYGKRDGYCNGKGGSMHIADVDAGMLGANGIVGAGPPLATGAALTADYKGEDKVALAFFGDGAVAQGQVHEGINLAATWDLPAIFVVENNHFGEATPMEQQHNVEHLSATAEAYDIPGFTVDGMDVTAVYEAVKEARERASSGEGPTFIEADTYRYEGHFEGDHQPYRTEEDIELWKDRDAIETFKNRLVEAGAITQEEFEEMRDEIEAEIDDAAERAKEADYPDPSEAYEDMFNATVPEINDFAARMRADGGER
- a CDS encoding alpha-ketoacid dehydrogenase subunit beta — protein: MSTDTASGGGFSDTETMTVREAIRQALREELERDEDVFVMGEDVGRFGGVLGVTGDLVEQFGEERVRDTPISEAGFTGASVGAAATGTRPVVEIMFSDFIGVCSEQILNQMAKNRYMFGGKTEMPVTIRTTEGGGMGAASQHSGTIHTWFAHLPGIMAVAPGTAHAAKGLTKAAIRSNDPVIVFENKQIYEQEGEVPVSEDYTIPLGTASVEREGDDVTVVATQRMVGESLGLADELEGETSVEVIDLQSLYPMDTDTLLKSVEKTGRLVVADESPLSYGTHAEVVARVQEEGFFSLDAPIQRVGVADTHIPFSPVLEEEILPHAEDVRAAIDRVV
- a CDS encoding SDR family NAD(P)-dependent oxidoreductase, which translates into the protein MPAALVTGSSRGIGRAIALRFARDGYDVAVNFHTNADAAADVAESIRDAGREATVVGADVSDPDAAARLVTATEEAFGGLDHVVNNAGIDQHVYTEDLSPADFDHVMDVNVNGAFNVTKAALSRLEDSDDDPSVTNVSSILAYTGAPVECHYASSKGALVSLTKSHAGDFAPNVRVNAVAPGHVETDMTADRSAAEKREERAEIPLGRFGRPAEIADAVAYLRDATFVTGETLNVNGGELMR
- a CDS encoding molybdopterin-dependent oxidoreductase, with protein sequence MAGPSLAALEPRPRLVDWSILACVLVETLTGVVSLGAGATAQWPLFWVHRVVGLTLLVLLFFKLRRVRPRLRRDRWDRATPLSILTAVVALAALSTGAAWVFGVDVDLAFWTLLNVHIGLGLLLVPLVVLHLRARYRPVRRVDFEGRRTALQYGALLLGGALVVRGQELTNRVVGGGETRRFTGSKPVEGEGFPVTSWVADDPAPVDIDEWRLRVDGLVETPLDLSDETLDTADERRALLDCTSGWYTVEDWRGAALGTLLDEAGVDASARWVTVHSVTGYRWSFPLDEARGFLLATHVGGDRLSHGHGFPLRLVAPDRRGFQWVKWVTRIEVRRRRDASQYLATLVSGVT